The DNA region ACGATTGAATGGTATTGAAGATTTGGCTAGCCTATCTCAGAAGATTGTTGAAACCAAGAAAGATAAAGTTTTTCCGTTGGTTTATTATCATATGATTGAGTTGGTATTGATCTTACCTGTAGCGACTGCATCTGTTGAAAGAGTATTTTCAGCAATGAAATTTGTCAAGACTGACTTGCGGAATAAGATGGGAGATGAGTGGTTGAATGACAGTTTGGTAGTATACAATGAAAGATCCATCTTTGCTAGTGTTTCTAATGAAAGATTCTTGAAACGTTTTCAAGATATGGATACCCGT from Salvia splendens isolate huo1 chromosome 9, SspV2, whole genome shotgun sequence includes:
- the LOC121749297 gene encoding uncharacterized protein LOC121749297: MENRFSEASTDLLSCMACLDPKNDFAAFNVHKLVHLATLYPKDFTSTQHTELFKQLETFVDVVRRDARLNGIEDLASLSQKIVETKKDKVFPLVYYHMIELVLILPVATASVERVFSAMKFVKTDLRNKMGDEWLNDSLVVYNERSIFASVSNERFLKRFQDMDTRRNQLSRLTDARAT